The Manduca sexta isolate Smith_Timp_Sample1 chromosome 15, JHU_Msex_v1.0, whole genome shotgun sequence genome includes the window gtaatttaatttgtatagaaGAGTTGCCATTCGTCCAATACGAGCCGCACTCGGAACTTGCAAGTTAACGCGATATTATTAATGCAGCAGCATCAGGTGAAGTTGAGTGTTCCTAATAGTTCCGTTATACACGCTACAACTCTAGTATACTTAGAAATATTTCAACTTTTGATCTAGCTTGTGAGTTGTGTAAAAAATTAATACCCGATGAATAGAATCGATGCTAATCATGAAAATTTGATCTGATTCGTTTCATCCATTAAAACAGACCTGTATAATTATGCTAAATGTTGAAGGGGCAATTgtcttttatcatttttagaATGGGTCGTATTACGTTGCGTACTCATCCGGGTTGTAGAATGTTCCAATATTCCACCAAATGTGACCGTCTTTTCAAATATATGTTCTATACAGAATGGAATAGAGCTCACTGAAAAGCAGAtagttatttgtatatatttttgccatTTAACCACGAATTTACCGTGAAATACTttggttaaataatataatagtgatatcctgaccagaaaaataaaaaaagtgttttaaagGTAGcattgtcagtacaagaaataaGTTCCATATTGTACCGTCCAACATAGCGAGATCTTTTATTTTCCAGACTGTACTACTAATGAAACAAAACATCTTATTCCCTTTAAACCCCTTAACAAACTTCGAAGATCCAAAGTTTACTGTTGCTGGTTGCCGGCATTGTTCAACATTTACGAGAGTTCCGAACTACGGGGTATTCCTAGCCGCATTGTACTATGCGACTAGTTGGGGTTGTTTAGTAATCATACATGTAAACAGGGTTTTACATACTTAGGGCCTGTGTCACAAGTTTCAAGTGAATTTTccttgacagttatcgtattaaacaggtAATGTAGATAGGtagtacttattatataattatattaattcatttgGAAGCATTTAGaatgttacttttgtatttggtcggcttatacatttatgtgacgaataaCATTcggaagttgtgaaacagacccttaatattttaaatgttttgaatatcggaGCTCTTTAGAATTTTGTTCGATATGGTCTTATGCGCTTATTACGTCATGAAACGAATATATTATGCTCagcaaattatatatatactaattgcgcctctgcctagtTCTCTAAAGATAGTACCGGTAAATTACTACCAAGTAGTGTAACTTCGCCCTCCTCCGTCACTTCACTTGCGAAAACACGCCTTAGTATTCATAATTATGCGaatattaaacaaacatttgtgtattcattgaaaaaaatgataaaaaccgTGAATATAAGGATTTAAATggttattgttaatttgtgttAAGCACGTAGAGCCGTTGgttcttgcgcctgatctctctgcggtcatgtcggatcgctgtctcaccggactatgagaatgtaggaatagagagtgcacctgtgttttGCGCACACACTGGTGCTCTACAATATCTTCtgcgtatctggctgatctccgttgagattggccgccgtgacctTAATTCGACTCAGagaattcattcattaatttataaagcCATGGCTTTATTATAGCCAAATCCCAAGCATCGCTTCTAACTCTAATTTCTCTGTTTCAGTGCTGCGGCCCCTGCGTATGTCCCTGGTGCGGCGGCGTATGGTGCGCCCGGTGTTCCCGCAGGATGTCCCGGTGCGCCTGGTGCCGGGGCGCGCTCAGAGCCCCCGCCACACCCTGCCTCGCTCTCCAGAGACTCGTCAATGATCTCATGCTGCCGTGTCGGAATTACAGGTGAGAATCACATAATTTGAAGTTGTTTTCCTCAGATTTACTCAGTAGGGACAGGACACACATGGCGAAATCTaaatgccctggttgcaccacTGCCTACCGCTTCGTAGATGAAGGCGTGATGTGTCTTTGTTCTTTACTTGAAACACCCCATGCGGCCTCAGACCGCTCGCTGGCGTAACAACGCTGGCCCTTAGCttgtatattctaaataatgaatatattttttaaatgtatagacAAGACGTTTGACCATAATCACAGAAGGGAAAACTGTTGTACGATGTTACACGCATATAATATCACTTGTATAGTccacgtaaatatttttttttaataatttctagtTAAATTCTCAAGTTATGAACCACGCTGGATAAATTTGTGTCAGTGGGTCTTTTATGCCACAATGACTAtcactttataattaattgctaCCCAGTTTTCCAATTACATAAATGGACAAAAACTTGACCGTATTTCTCGACGATTTACCGAAAAAAAACTTAAGTGTTAAGGCATAATAGATTGCATTATATCAGCAAAAACATTCTATAAAGtacaataatacataataattcaaaatgacaataacaataaaacattgaatCGTAAAAGTTAGCTTTCgaagacaataaaaaatcgACTCAGTGTTACGAGCCAAATCAAATGTAAACACTCAGTAAAAGTCACTCGGCCTGTTGTCTCAACCgctgttttatttatgtctCCGTTAAACTATATTTAAGAAATGTTGATGTTTAAAACActgtatatttgatttatagtagcaataaatatgtttttatttaaattctagtttgattatattatatatacgtaCTATTATCGTTTGAACGCGATTATCTTGAACTATTTTCTCTGATTCTGAATggttttactaatagaaagctaagTTATTTCTGAGTGATATAAGCTAGTCATTATCTTCGAAATACGACTCACACATCAGCGAAATCTCGAGTTAAATCTAGAATGTTGTAGACGTACCGCTCTCTTCATGAGTTCTTCAAACAAATTGTTCTCACAAAGCAcatcgtaaacataaaaaaacctatttcacAAAGAGTACGTTTTTATTGCGGTTGTTTTGGTACTATAAATTATCTTGAAGTGATGTTGACTTAaactaaactttatatttaatagaatgGGGAACGTAATTTaatctaataaattttaaattttaactacctattgttttgtttgaaattcttAGATAACCTTTTCACTCCTCAGGATTAACATAGAATCCATTCTTAGCTGCTTCGAAATACAAATTAGTTTGGACAGCGCAGGTCGTAAGGAAGGATTTTTGAAAGTTCACTTTATACAAACAACACAAAGTTTATTATAGCTTAAATATTCAGTGTTTCTAATATCCCATCAATCTCCAACATTTGGTGACAGACTTCTTCAAGTCTATCGATCATATTTCCATGTTACAATATAATCATTCCCAAGTTTACGCCAGACAGCGATGCTATCGCAGCCGCTATCGGCTTATTTAtagaacaatatttatttttcacgcTATCAGTCGTTGACCACTTTCttgaagtttataaatatttttatgtctgtCTCATTGAGGTAGGCAGATAATGGAGTCTCAAATTCTACGGCTACACTGTCTCAGCATACACTGTCAGAGTTCAGACGTCAGCTACGTTCATAGATTTCAAATCTCCTTAATAGTTAGTAAACCTACATTTAAAGCTTTCAGATCTTCTTGagagttattaataaaactctTATTTAACTCATTGACTGAATAAATTACGAAGGAATGGTAgatatatttcgtaaaaaattaggataaaaattgaataattatgcCTAATAACCTCATCGTcctatttattgaataaattaatttattttaaatatattattcatgattGATGTAATAAACAGATAACTTATAATGTAGGTAAATTCCAGCAAATATCAGAAAATTATGAACAACATCTTTTAAACATCCTtgaaatcacatttttttaatattgttattgggTTTTGCGCCACGAATATTccaacacataaatatttaattacatttaaccTTGACTTGTTTAATTACAacgattattattaactagcgtTGCTCTCGTACGTTGGCGTcggaataaattattgtttttttgttgttgttaattttcatttcactgaaatatttatagataatgtattCAGCCTTTTCCATAGACCAaggtacataaaaaaataaatacatattaaaaaataatgtgaacGTACATTTTGCATCAATAACATCGActtaatgaatacaaaataaatgtcaatatattAGTAGTATCTACATAAAATTTAGGTCATAAAAACCACCCATTTATTAAGTAATCAGGCATAATATGTGTATAGTATACTTTAATATCTTATGTAATGCCGTGGTAAACACATGGTTCCTAATTATaaaagtcaaaattaacatataaaaaggCCGACactacaaatatttcataaacgTCAACTTCTACTTAACAAGGAACTTCAAAACATAACGTATGACGTAACATTAGCATTAATATATGCATGTCATAATCTTCATTAGCACATAAGCGACATTTGaatgtaaattttgaaataatagcCATTCGTCTTAATAAATTACGTATATAAGAATTAATAGACCATACAGTTCGTTAGAGCAATGAAACGACAAAGCTTGGATATATATCCCTGCAGGTTCCTGAACATGTCAGTACCGTGGGCTATAACATAAtagaaaactgaaatatttcttaatttgttAGTTAAACGGGAAGgatttatttgcaaattttgCCATTATTGATAGCCAAAAATCTAGTTATATTGGtggaggtctatgttcagcagtagactttatttggctgataatgatgaaaaATCTAGTacacatattaaatttacaagaAGTATGTTGGATGCCGCTTCCCGATATGCGAAAGGTTCTCCAGTCTTTTCATTCAcctgtataaaaatgtattaatacaaGTGTGTTTAGTTGAAACATTGATTGAAGTGtcaacatacaaacatttgatGGTACCGTGAGAATAGATAGCCGCTTAAACATACACACGAACGTTCAGCCTGACCGCAGAGCAATAAccgtaaaaaatattcataaaaattatcaacACATACGTGACTGTACCAACATTGTAGTTTAATGCACCACGGTTACATAATCGAGCGTAAAATTATGCCTTTAGTGGACTTTAGTAAAATATGTTGTTAAGTCATCATGGTTTAAGATATATTGACGCCAATGTTCCTGGGTATTTGAAGGTTAAAGAATCTCAAAATCACGCAGAGAATGCAGCGTCGTCTAGGGATTAGTAAATTAATGTTCCATACTCATCTTgccaatttattgttaaaagaaatatgattcttacaataatatttgaaatcattggccgaaaatatttattgtcaatcTTAATACGTATACATTTGCATATGAATTTGCGTGagtaccaataaaaaaaaattcaaacgaCTCATTCAAATAGTAAATACCGATTAACTTGTCCGCGGTCCAACCAATTAGTTATAAACCAGATATAATGTCAAAAAAACATAACCTGCTAACAAAGCTTGTCCGTGACATGTTCAACATTTCAACCTTCGTATGATATATGCTCGGATGtgtcaaatattatgtaattaattatgaataatttataacgCTTACAAAGATGACATATTCAATACTGAAATAGACAGCCTTTACTACAAAAAATCAAAGGCATTTAAGTATGGATTAGTTGGAGCTAGAGCCGGCAAGTCCGATCCCAGCAATAAATAAAGAATCGTTGCGTATTTATGCGGTTGTAATTCCAAAagtttatttactaatagaagGTCTAATTAGTTGTAACTCGACTTCGATGTTAATcaatttatgacaatatttaatattatatttctgttaGTGAGATAACAAAGGGACTCCTAAaagttattgattttattataaaacttatttcaatgCAAAGGCTCATATCCATTTCCCATTCTAGATATAAATTCGATATGACATGCTTGCATCGTGCCTCAACACGTGAAACGAATCAAAGAACAGCATACATAATGTAACGTGAAGGATGGAAACTAAAATTGTTTCTGGCATTCAAATGTTTGgtcaaatttttaatattaatcgaGTTCCGGATGTCACGTTTTAAAATTGGTCTTGCTAAGATGTTATTGTGCGTGATGATTTGGCTCTACgtgataatattcaaaataaacattgctTGGCTTTATTTGACTTTGCTAAAAgacctaatattttatttaatatataaatcacCACTCCATCTAAAATCAGctataaaattccaaaaaaatctttactagTTTGTTCTGACTGCTATCCTTCTTATTGTTAGTATTATTTTCACCGTCATTATAATGGACAGCTTCTGTCTATCCGATGTCACATTTAATATATCTGTGACTGGATAGAACAAATGACAAAATCGTAATATATCTTCAAATTATAATGGAAAGGTGTTTTACCTTAGAATGTTTTTAGGgtgtaagattttttatttattcgatatttaataaaaatattttttgtccacAGACGCGGTTGCACAGAACTGCTGACAGCGGTCACAAGAGTAAAACACGAAGAAGACTGCAAATTCGACACAATGATTTGCCCTATCACCGCAAACTGCTGCTCCGTACCTTTCGAAGAATTATCATCACACTTACAAGCTAATCACAATATAATCGCCGTCTACTCAcagaaaataaagatattaatagAGAACTTCCAGACAAAACTAAAGAAGACTGCCTGCTGCAGAACGAAGTACAAGATTATCCTCCTTCATCAGAAGAGCGCTTTCATAATCAAAGTCTGCATCTACAACTACCACGTGAGAGTGGAAGTGATGAGAAGAAAGTTAGGATACATAGCGGACGCGAAATCAGAAAGCAAGAAAAGCGAATATTGCGCCTTGATAGAATTCCAAAGCAAGGCTCTTTGTACAAAATCTGCGATACTCATAGAGAACGAGGCTTACGGCAAAAAGGCAGAAATACAATGGAACGACGTCATCATGAAAGCTGACAATGATGAAGCAATAACAATTCACGTAAACATAGGCAAATCAGAATCGGAAATGTTGAGAAAGGATTACCAGGAGTCGTAGCCGTGGAGGCCAATATCATTCCTGTAGCCATGCATTTAGGTTTAAATGTTAATGAACTGTCATACAACGATGTTAACGCTCGTGTATTGATTGAATATCGTATACACGGCGTGCAGTGATCTTCTGTGATCAATATAGAGATCGTGATATGAATCTTGATGAAGGTTTCCCTTCAAGTGTGGGTGAGATCGACTGATATAGCATAAACGTACTTATCATAGTGTTTAAGATGTTAATGAAGACAATAAACTTGTAGTATTTTCTTAAGTATTTGCATTTTCATTGGAGAATGGGAGGAGATAATAAAATTACGAGGGCTGTTGAAATTCTTCTGAGTTTTCATTTACCTCTCGTTTCAAAGAAGCGTTTAAACGTTTAAATGAATTCTGCGAAATTGAGTAATTCATCCAATGGGTAACCTATTTAACAATAGCGCTCTTTAAATTTcctaaaagtataattttgaaGCATTACTTAGAAACATTACGTTAGCTCCGGATGTTTAAAGTATAGTAAATatcaaatagttattttaacatcgcggaaaatttcatccgattttaaattatacttgcTGGTAGTTAgtaacgataaaataaaaaaaaatcgtagtctatattatagataaaattataatatattaaaaattttacttattctttacatgaaaaatttaattaccatttataatttttacttatcgTATCCTGCTTTTTTATATCTGCACAAGATTTgttgacattatatttaaatagtcttGTACTGAtacgaataaatataattttcaccttttaaatcaataatatccTGGCCCGGAACTAATTTTTACTAGCTACACCGGCTTGATCTCACTAAATTGGTCTTAACATTTAATTCCTCGaccttttaatacgaaaaaagtTCATAAACAACACAACTTACGGCACTAAAGTTCGTCAGTAATACCTCTTTGAAACAATTCCGAGGAGCGCAGATTTCtccaacataaaattttaatgagttTATATCcataatttctttgtttaatttcttAAGAGTTGGAAAACGAGAAACATTATTTTGCATTCACATAATCCAATATATCTTTTTATCACTCACCTCATTTTCTGTGTGATTTGGTTAAATAAACTGCCACATCTTTAGCACAAAATCCTGGcataaaacaaagtattttattcatttattctcTCATTAGCGATTATCGTCTTACTGTAAGGCCAAAGCCTCCCTTAGGACCTTCCATAAAACACTATCTAAATCTTTCCGATATACATCAATCTTAAAAGTACAAAGTGTCTATGTCGTCATATGTCCAAACTATATCGAGTCtcaaatggaaataaaatatttatgagctACAAGCTATTAAAAATAAGCTCAGACAAAGTCATATTTGagttttctgcttagtatcagccgggagtttggaatttgtgcccgatatggtgatagacgcgctccctatcacatcatgggacagaacactcttggcgaaaagtaggtgccctggtggCCTCTTCATACCACTTCGGGGTTAAATGCGTgttatataaagattaaaacttatcgaataatttatatatgtatatgaacAAAGCTGTTAGAGCATTTTGAAAAGGTCCAAACCCTATCACACACTGGAACACGCAGCTAAAATCCACTGTTAACACGATACAGTAACAAACTTACATGAACTAGGGCTGGATGTTAAAATCGTAACAGGTCGGTTAACTAGGACGAATAACGGCCGCCTTGTTAGGATTCCGCTCACGAAAACGCTCGGCTCCATTGTCACGCGAGATCTTTCAGCTTTATTGACACTGAGAAAGTAGCATGTGAGGTCGACCTtggtttgaattgaaatgtCGGAAAATAAGGatgtagtatttaaaaataaactaaatagtaGTCTCATGTGCAACTGACGGTTTAGTACTGTAGTCTATCTCCACCGATACAGGATGTTGACTGGTATGAAAAGCAAGACGGGCAGTGTAACACATTCAATATCTTATGATAAAGAGTACAGTTCGACGCAGTGCAAATTCGCATTTCAATATCCAAAGTTATTGTTTCGTTTACAAA containing:
- the LOC115453596 gene encoding E3 ubiquitin-protein ligase SINA-like 11 isoform X1, whose protein sequence is MFPRIQGLFHSVTEKRSQNNDCGANSVTIVTEKKIEDDSSDSSSGENVEIEDKSLPIVEPPALEASEEGHAAQCACPNCDELLSRFSECSICLEPLQCCGPCVCPWCGGVWCARCSRRMSRCAWCRGALRAPATPCLALQRLVNDLMLPCRNYRRGCTELLTAVTRVKHEEDCKFDTMICPITANCCSVPFEELSSHLQANHNIIAVYSQKIKILIENFQTKLKKTACCRTKYKIILLHQKSAFIIKVCIYNYHVRVEVMRRKLGYIADAKSESKKSEYCALIEFQSKALCTKSAILIENEAYGKKAEIQWNDVIMKADNDEAITIHVNIGKSESEMLRKDYQES
- the LOC115453596 gene encoding E3 ubiquitin-protein ligase SINA-like 11 isoform X2, which encodes MLVRIRFHSVTEKRSQNNDCGANSVTIVTEKKIEDDSSDSSSGENVEIEDKSLPIVEPPALEASEEGHAAQCACPNCDELLSRFSECSICLEPLQCCGPCVCPWCGGVWCARCSRRMSRCAWCRGALRAPATPCLALQRLVNDLMLPCRNYRRGCTELLTAVTRVKHEEDCKFDTMICPITANCCSVPFEELSSHLQANHNIIAVYSQKIKILIENFQTKLKKTACCRTKYKIILLHQKSAFIIKVCIYNYHVRVEVMRRKLGYIADAKSESKKSEYCALIEFQSKALCTKSAILIENEAYGKKAEIQWNDVIMKADNDEAITIHVNIGKSESEMLRKDYQES